A genomic region of Pseudomonas sp. MPC6 contains the following coding sequences:
- a CDS encoding alpha/beta hydrolase, with amino-acid sequence MSPQQFLQLGPLRLEYRHLPAADPSRPTLVLLHEGLGSADQWKDFPLRLAQASGCGVVTYSRQGYGQSSPVTLPRPLNYLSSDGPRELRQLLDALQLPHVVLLGHSDGASIVLAYAAANDPRVLGSIALAPHVIVETESLDGIRHTTEVWHQGDLRERLARHHGTNVDSAFHGWSDSWLHPDFSLDDLEAQLAYIEKPLLVIQGREDHYATPEQLVVIQRQVPGPCRCVLLDDCRHFPQTEATERTLELVCEFLERLPAFT; translated from the coding sequence ATGTCGCCACAACAATTTTTGCAACTTGGGCCGCTGCGTCTGGAATACCGCCACCTGCCTGCGGCTGACCCATCGCGACCGACGCTTGTGCTGTTGCATGAAGGCCTCGGCAGCGCCGACCAATGGAAAGACTTCCCCCTGCGTCTGGCCCAGGCCAGCGGTTGCGGTGTGGTCACCTACAGCCGTCAGGGTTATGGGCAATCGAGCCCGGTAACCCTGCCGCGTCCGCTGAACTACCTGAGCAGCGACGGCCCACGTGAACTGCGGCAATTGCTCGATGCCTTGCAACTGCCGCACGTGGTCTTGCTCGGTCACAGTGACGGTGCATCCATCGTCCTCGCCTATGCCGCCGCCAACGATCCACGGGTGTTGGGCAGCATTGCACTGGCGCCTCATGTGATTGTCGAGACCGAGAGCCTCGATGGCATTCGCCACACCACCGAGGTGTGGCATCAGGGTGACTTGCGCGAACGCCTGGCACGCCACCATGGGACCAATGTCGACAGCGCTTTTCACGGTTGGAGCGACAGCTGGTTGCACCCGGACTTTTCCCTGGACGATCTTGAAGCGCAGTTGGCTTATATCGAAAAGCCGCTGCTGGTCATTCAGGGTCGCGAAGACCACTACGCCACGCCCGAGCAACTGGTGGTCATCCAGCGACAGGTGCCTGGGCCCTGCCGCTGTGTGTTGCTGGATGACTGCCGGCACTTTCCCCAGACCGAAGCGACCGAGCGGACCTTGGAGCTGGTCTGCGAATTCCTGGAGCGCCTCCCCGCCTTTACTTGA
- a CDS encoding XdhC family protein, whose product MRHLDVQVIDQALQWARAGQAQWLCTVLSTYGSAPRAPGAMLVTNGTGEHVGSLSGGCVEEEFLESLARGELREPAQIVSYGDSVEQRHRLRLPCGGVLIVLVEHRAASLEWIAHLESLQAALLGQRRLLRHIELSSGALRLDPDTGHGSERVQIVDERVRISVGPALRLILAGLSPVAEVCASFARAIGCEVIACDPREEMLHVQLEGVEMQRVLPSMFIAAGGCHAATAVVALTHDPRIDDLALMEAVHTPAFYIGAMGSQATSAKRAERLKRIGGLTEEQIARLHMPIGLDLGSKAPAEIALAVVADILRVYHGKERHAL is encoded by the coding sequence ATGCGTCATCTCGATGTTCAGGTGATCGACCAGGCGCTGCAATGGGCTCGCGCCGGGCAGGCCCAGTGGCTGTGCACGGTGCTCTCCACCTATGGCTCTGCGCCGCGTGCGCCGGGTGCCATGCTGGTGACCAATGGCACGGGCGAACACGTCGGCTCGCTGTCGGGTGGCTGCGTCGAAGAGGAATTTCTCGAAAGCCTGGCGCGGGGTGAATTACGCGAACCGGCGCAGATCGTCAGCTATGGCGACAGCGTCGAGCAACGCCACCGTCTGCGATTGCCCTGTGGCGGCGTGCTGATTGTGCTGGTCGAGCACCGCGCTGCCAGTCTCGAATGGATCGCGCACCTGGAGAGCCTGCAAGCGGCGTTACTGGGTCAGCGGCGTCTGCTGCGTCACATCGAGCTGAGCAGCGGTGCCTTGCGCCTGGACCCAGACACCGGGCACGGCAGCGAGCGGGTGCAAATCGTCGACGAAAGGGTGCGCATCAGCGTTGGCCCGGCGTTACGACTGATTCTGGCCGGGCTTTCGCCGGTCGCGGAAGTCTGCGCCAGTTTCGCCCGCGCCATCGGCTGCGAAGTCATCGCCTGCGACCCCCGGGAAGAGATGCTGCATGTCCAGCTCGAAGGCGTGGAGATGCAACGTGTGCTGCCCTCGATGTTCATTGCCGCCGGAGGTTGCCATGCGGCGACCGCGGTGGTGGCGCTGACTCACGATCCGCGAATCGATGATCTGGCGCTGATGGAAGCGGTCCACACCCCGGCGTTTTACATCGGCGCCATGGGGTCTCAGGCCACCTCGGCCAAGCGCGCCGAGCGGCTCAAACGCATCGGTGGTCTGACGGAGGAACAGATCGCCCGTTTGCACATGCCCATCGGCCTCGATCTGGGCAGCAAGGCCCCGGCGGAAATCGCTCTGGCGGTGGTGGCCGATATCCTGCGCGTCTATCACGGGAAAGAACGCCATGCCCTGTAA
- a CDS encoding AraC family transcriptional regulator, giving the protein MSIAQRVFHGRFGRVALLDMDRSLVTHTHSECHVLVKVSGEDTYFNVNGRRVPLSDRTAVLVNAWEPHFYDPQPGAGATVILALYIEPAWLATAQQSLALSARPDFFARSCIELSSRNRTLADILVAEAHGCGIVPKERMEFMLFDFLIELIEDFSSWRHLSLLGAPSSGEFRDARVRRGTAWLLEHLDDPHPIDNAARACGLSRAHFFALFKKDTGMTPTLLLNDARMRRAFAWLERERSGTLGLLSENLGFSEQGHFTRFFQQHIGASPSQYRRVVDSYAGV; this is encoded by the coding sequence ATGTCGATTGCCCAACGGGTTTTCCACGGCAGGTTTGGCCGGGTCGCCTTGCTGGACATGGATCGTTCGCTGGTTACCCACACCCATTCCGAATGCCATGTGCTGGTCAAAGTGTCCGGCGAGGACACTTACTTCAACGTCAACGGGCGGCGGGTGCCGCTCAGCGATCGCACGGCGGTGCTGGTCAACGCCTGGGAGCCGCATTTCTACGATCCGCAGCCGGGTGCCGGTGCCACTGTAATCCTGGCGCTCTACATCGAGCCTGCCTGGCTGGCCACTGCCCAGCAGTCGCTGGCGCTCAGCGCTCGCCCGGACTTTTTTGCCCGGTCATGCATCGAGCTGTCGAGTCGTAATCGCACCTTGGCCGATATCCTGGTCGCCGAAGCCCATGGCTGCGGGATCGTGCCGAAAGAGCGCATGGAATTCATGCTGTTCGACTTCCTGATCGAACTGATCGAGGACTTTTCCAGCTGGCGGCATTTGTCGCTATTGGGGGCGCCGAGTTCAGGTGAGTTCCGGGACGCGCGCGTGCGCCGTGGCACCGCCTGGTTGCTTGAGCACCTCGATGATCCGCACCCGATCGACAACGCCGCGCGGGCTTGTGGTCTGTCCCGGGCGCACTTCTTTGCGCTATTCAAGAAAGATACCGGCATGACGCCGACCCTGTTGCTTAACGACGCGCGCATGCGCCGGGCTTTTGCCTGGCTGGAGCGTGAGCGCAGTGGAACCTTGGGCCTGTTGTCGGAGAACCTCGGGTTCTCCGAGCAAGGTCATTTCACGCGGTTTTTTCAGCAACACATCGGCGCCTCTCCCAGCCAGTATCGGAGGGTAGTGGATAGCTATGCGGGGGTTTGA
- a CDS encoding ABC transporter ATP-binding protein has translation MANDAILETVGLTKEFKGFTAVENVNLRVKRGSIHALIGPNGAGKTTCFNLLTKFLDPTQGTIRFNGQDITREHPAAVARRGMIRSFQISAVFPRLTVRENIYIPLQRSLGTSFHFWKSRAALAALDDRAMELLAQVGLESFADLVAMELSYGRKRALEIATTLALDPELMLLDEPTQGMGHEDVDWVMELIKNVAANRTVLMVEHNMKVVEGICDTITVLARGSVLAEGSYSEVSVNPLVVEAYMGSADSELRSPGSH, from the coding sequence ATGGCTAATGATGCGATTCTGGAAACTGTTGGTTTGACCAAAGAGTTCAAAGGATTTACCGCTGTTGAAAATGTCAACTTGCGTGTGAAGCGTGGCTCAATTCATGCCCTGATCGGTCCCAACGGTGCCGGAAAGACGACATGTTTTAACTTGCTCACCAAGTTTCTCGATCCTACCCAAGGGACTATTCGCTTCAACGGCCAGGACATCACTCGTGAGCACCCAGCTGCAGTAGCGCGCAGAGGGATGATTCGCTCTTTTCAGATATCGGCAGTCTTTCCTCGCCTTACCGTGCGAGAAAACATCTATATTCCGCTACAGCGAAGCCTGGGGACTTCCTTCCATTTCTGGAAGTCGCGCGCTGCACTTGCCGCTCTTGACGATAGAGCGATGGAGTTGCTCGCCCAAGTGGGATTGGAGTCATTCGCCGATCTAGTAGCAATGGAACTGTCCTATGGCCGCAAGCGCGCGCTGGAAATAGCCACCACTTTAGCGCTGGACCCTGAGTTGATGTTGCTCGATGAACCCACCCAAGGCATGGGGCATGAAGACGTCGATTGGGTCATGGAGCTGATCAAGAATGTCGCCGCCAACCGCACTGTCCTGATGGTCGAGCATAACATGAAGGTTGTAGAGGGGATTTGCGACACTATCACGGTACTTGCTCGCGGCAGTGTGCTCGCCGAGGGCAGTTATTCTGAAGTTTCAGTCAATCCACTCGTGGTCGAAGCCTATATGGGGAGTGCCGACAGTGAGCTGCGCTCTCCAGGGAGCCATTGA
- a CDS encoding ABC transporter ATP-binding protein, producing MTNATEYMRVANLQAFYGESHVLHGIDFTVKQGECVTLLGRNGAGRTTTLRAIMGLTGKRQGSIIIDGTETIDLSPHKIARLGVGYCPEERGIYASLSCEENLLLLPRLGINGMCLEEIYEMFPNLYERRHSQGTRMSGGEQQMLALARVLRTGARLLLLDEISEGLAPVIVQRLAEIIRQLKSKGFTILLVEQNSRFAAPLADRMYIVEHGKIIAEIHQHEVGQKSDLLQEYLGI from the coding sequence ATGACCAATGCTACCGAATACATGCGAGTTGCCAACTTGCAAGCCTTCTACGGTGAGTCTCATGTTCTCCATGGCATTGACTTCACTGTGAAACAGGGTGAATGCGTTACCTTATTAGGTCGCAATGGCGCAGGCCGCACCACCACCTTGCGAGCCATTATGGGGCTCACGGGGAAGCGCCAGGGTTCGATCATAATAGATGGTACTGAGACCATTGATCTTTCGCCCCATAAGATTGCGCGCCTGGGTGTGGGTTATTGCCCAGAGGAAAGAGGCATCTATGCCAGTCTTTCCTGTGAGGAAAATCTGCTGTTGCTGCCGCGTTTAGGAATCAATGGAATGTGCCTGGAGGAAATCTATGAGATGTTCCCCAACCTCTACGAGCGTCGTCACAGCCAAGGTACCCGCATGTCGGGTGGTGAACAGCAAATGCTTGCCCTGGCCCGAGTCCTGCGCACTGGTGCACGCCTTCTACTGCTTGACGAGATATCCGAGGGACTTGCACCGGTCATCGTCCAGCGGCTCGCCGAAATCATCCGCCAGCTCAAGAGCAAGGGCTTCACAATCCTTCTGGTCGAACAGAATTCACGTTTTGCCGCCCCCCTCGCGGATCGCATGTATATCGTCGAGCACGGCAAGATTATCGCTGAGATTCACCAGCACGAAGTTGGGCAAAAAAGCGATCTGCTTCAAGAATATTTAGGGATCTAA
- a CDS encoding branched-chain amino acid ABC transporter permease: MATFFDVPLSALMGQLMLGLVNGSFYAILSLGLAVIFGMLRIINFAHGAFFMMGAFFSWMCLNYFGVNYWWSLLLVPLMVGIVGVVIERALLQWLYKLDHLYGLLLTFGLALIIEGVFRNEFGVSGQPYAVPEALKGAMNLGFMFLPVYRGWVIVASLAVCALTWFMIERTRLGSYLRAATENPALTQAFGINVPVMVMLTYGFGVALASFAGVLAAPVLQVSPMMGSQLIIVVFAVVVIGGMGSIFGAIITGLSLGVIEGLAKLFYPEVSATIVFIIMAIVLLFRPAGLFGRAE; the protein is encoded by the coding sequence ATGGCAACATTCTTCGACGTTCCGTTGTCGGCCTTGATGGGCCAACTTATGCTAGGGCTGGTTAACGGCTCGTTTTACGCGATCCTCAGCCTGGGCCTGGCAGTTATATTTGGCATGCTTCGCATCATCAATTTCGCGCACGGTGCGTTTTTCATGATGGGTGCCTTTTTTTCATGGATGTGTCTCAATTATTTTGGCGTCAACTATTGGTGGTCATTGTTGCTTGTACCACTCATGGTGGGGATTGTCGGCGTTGTGATCGAACGCGCTCTGCTGCAGTGGTTGTATAAGCTCGATCATCTATACGGTTTATTGTTGACGTTTGGATTGGCGCTCATCATCGAGGGCGTTTTCCGTAATGAATTTGGTGTTTCAGGTCAACCCTACGCAGTCCCTGAAGCACTGAAAGGGGCAATGAATCTGGGTTTCATGTTTCTACCCGTCTACCGAGGCTGGGTGATTGTTGCCTCGCTTGCCGTATGCGCCCTGACGTGGTTCATGATCGAAAGGACACGCTTGGGGTCATACTTGCGTGCTGCCACGGAAAACCCGGCATTGACCCAAGCCTTCGGCATTAATGTACCTGTCATGGTGATGCTGACTTATGGTTTCGGCGTCGCGCTGGCCAGTTTTGCCGGGGTGCTGGCTGCGCCAGTATTACAAGTCAGTCCCATGATGGGCTCGCAGTTGATTATTGTGGTGTTTGCGGTAGTGGTGATTGGCGGGATGGGCTCAATTTTTGGCGCCATTATTACCGGTCTTTCCCTCGGCGTAATTGAGGGTTTGGCCAAACTGTTCTATCCGGAAGTTTCCGCAACCATTGTTTTTATTATCATGGCGATCGTCCTGTTATTTCGGCCGGCCGGTCTATTTGGGAGGGCTGAGTAA
- a CDS encoding ABC transporter substrate-binding protein produces the protein MIKQLNTHLRKICFGLLVAAPAVQAQVSDGVVRIGVLNDLSGTYAGLSGPGSVWAAKQAVADFEPEKHGLKVEVVAADHQNKPDVGASVARRWFDVDKVDVIVDVPTSSVILAVNEVVREKNKVLLVSGGGSSDLTGKACSPNTIHWTYDTWALANGTGKAVVGSGGKSWFFMTADYAFGHALERDTASVVEKSGGTVMGKVRHPFPGTDFSSYLLQAQASGAQIIGLANAGGDTIVAVKQASEFGITAGGQKLAGLLVFISDVQALGLEAAQGLMLTAAWYWDMNDASREFGRAFAAANGGKFPTMAQAGVYSAVTNYLRTVAVNNDDGNGAEVVARMKAVKTEDKLFGEGSIRADGRKIHPLYLFEVKKPSESKYPGDYYKLLSTIPADEAFRPMSAGGCSLVTLK, from the coding sequence ATGATCAAACAACTGAATACTCATCTGCGCAAGATCTGCTTCGGGCTGTTGGTAGCCGCTCCGGCCGTGCAAGCCCAGGTTTCAGATGGTGTAGTGCGTATCGGCGTATTGAATGATTTGTCAGGTACCTATGCCGGGCTTTCCGGTCCGGGCTCGGTGTGGGCGGCAAAGCAGGCGGTGGCCGACTTCGAGCCTGAAAAACATGGCCTGAAGGTCGAGGTCGTGGCGGCTGATCACCAGAACAAGCCAGATGTAGGGGCCAGTGTGGCCCGTCGTTGGTTCGATGTGGATAAGGTGGATGTGATCGTCGACGTGCCGACTTCGTCGGTCATCCTGGCCGTCAATGAAGTGGTGAGGGAAAAAAACAAGGTGCTCCTGGTATCCGGTGGCGGCAGTTCCGATCTGACCGGTAAGGCGTGCAGCCCGAACACCATTCATTGGACCTACGACACATGGGCGCTTGCCAACGGTACCGGTAAAGCGGTGGTGGGGAGTGGCGGCAAAAGCTGGTTTTTCATGACGGCGGATTACGCCTTTGGTCACGCATTGGAACGTGATACGGCGTCGGTCGTTGAAAAAAGTGGCGGAACAGTGATGGGCAAGGTTCGCCATCCGTTCCCGGGCACCGATTTTTCGTCTTACTTGTTGCAGGCCCAAGCTTCCGGGGCGCAGATAATCGGGTTGGCAAATGCCGGTGGGGACACCATTGTCGCCGTCAAGCAAGCGTCTGAATTTGGCATCACCGCTGGTGGCCAGAAGCTAGCCGGTTTGTTGGTGTTCATTAGCGACGTGCAAGCGTTGGGCCTGGAGGCGGCACAAGGGTTGATGCTGACGGCTGCCTGGTACTGGGACATGAATGACGCGAGCCGTGAATTCGGTAGAGCATTCGCTGCTGCCAACGGCGGGAAATTTCCGACAATGGCGCAGGCTGGTGTTTACTCCGCCGTCACGAACTATCTGCGAACAGTTGCCGTCAACAATGACGATGGTAATGGCGCAGAAGTCGTCGCCCGGATGAAGGCGGTCAAAACCGAGGATAAGCTCTTCGGCGAGGGAAGTATTCGTGCCGATGGTCGCAAGATCCACCCACTCTATCTCTTCGAAGTGAAAAAGCCCTCCGAGTCCAAGTACCCTGGCGACTATTATAAGTTGCTGTCCACAATACCTGCCGATGAAGCATTTCGGCCGATGTCCGCAGGCGGTTGCTCGCTTGTTACTTTGAAATAA
- a CDS encoding LysR substrate-binding domain-containing protein has translation MNLRHMRYFIAVAEELSFTQAALRLHIAQPPLSQQIRQLEEELGVTLFQRTKRHVQLTDAGQVFYIHAKQILRATDVAALEAQRAERGEIGRLSVGFFEHMSYTLLPPIYRAFCERFPDVEVVLRWFPVVDQADALLRGDVDIAFMRPTSQFDGISTETLLTEPFVLAIPEHHPLASQDSVALSQCATERFVLYAPKLAPDFHTMIYRLCAEAGFTPNAALEVGQIYACLGLVSSGVGLALVPSSVQRIHLEHLTYRPIQGQMPLVKVMLGWRSSNTSPLLQSFIDTAKEVMTAFEHERL, from the coding sequence ATGAACCTGCGGCACATGCGCTATTTTATTGCAGTTGCGGAGGAGCTGAGTTTCACTCAGGCCGCGTTACGACTGCACATTGCCCAGCCGCCTCTGAGTCAACAGATTCGTCAATTAGAAGAGGAGCTCGGCGTAACGCTATTTCAACGGACCAAGCGTCATGTGCAACTTACAGATGCCGGCCAGGTATTTTATATTCATGCCAAGCAGATTCTACGGGCCACGGATGTCGCGGCACTGGAGGCTCAACGCGCCGAACGCGGAGAGATTGGCCGGCTGTCCGTGGGCTTCTTCGAACATATGTCCTATACCCTGCTGCCGCCGATTTACCGCGCCTTTTGCGAACGCTTCCCGGATGTGGAAGTGGTCCTGCGCTGGTTCCCTGTGGTGGACCAGGCCGATGCGCTCCTGCGAGGCGATGTCGATATCGCCTTCATGCGCCCCACATCGCAATTCGACGGAATCAGCACCGAGACGCTGCTGACAGAACCCTTCGTACTTGCGATCCCGGAGCACCACCCGCTGGCGTCCCAGGACAGCGTGGCGCTGAGTCAGTGCGCCACCGAGCGCTTTGTCCTGTACGCGCCCAAACTGGCTCCCGATTTTCATACCATGATTTATCGCCTTTGCGCGGAAGCAGGTTTCACACCCAACGCGGCACTGGAGGTCGGCCAGATTTATGCCTGCCTGGGCCTCGTCAGCTCAGGCGTAGGCCTGGCCCTGGTACCGAGTTCTGTTCAGCGCATTCACCTTGAGCACCTTACATACCGGCCTATTCAGGGGCAGATGCCCTTGGTAAAAGTGATGCTTGGATGGCGCAGCAGTAACACTTCGCCGCTATTGCAGTCGTTTATTGATACCGCAAAAGAAGTGATGACGGCCTTCGAGCACGAGCGACTTTAA
- a CDS encoding glycoside hydrolase family 88 protein, with translation MDNKILKRAIDRVLTRIDATLDQPGQGFPHYADQTTGEWTRSPAGDWTGGFWVGMLWLAAWHTKEPRYHDQARIWAERLGPRASSQSAFKGFLFWYGTELGAELLNDETARNLSLAGTRGLLDMYNPQAQLIPLGKEAEEASDVGSNEANIDALPGPVPLLIKHAAALDSLEIARNHLRQHIALCVRDDGSVCQSASFDPQTGALLRRYTHKGIHGESTWTRAQAWAMVSLAQALNRGEMEFRDVAIQVADWWLEHQPKDHVAYWDFDDPAIPDTSRDTSGAAIAAAALLKLAVCLPERRERYRQSAEAIVEALVLRYQTPVDASDSRPVGILTHGCFNRKLGVAMENELIWGDYFLFEALLVLDGRLASERV, from the coding sequence TTGGATAACAAGATTCTCAAGCGCGCAATCGATAGAGTGTTGACACGCATTGACGCGACCCTCGATCAGCCCGGCCAAGGGTTTCCCCATTACGCCGACCAAACCACTGGTGAATGGACTCGTAGTCCGGCAGGTGACTGGACGGGGGGATTTTGGGTGGGCATGCTTTGGCTTGCCGCCTGGCATACAAAAGAGCCGCGTTACCATGATCAAGCGCGGATCTGGGCCGAGCGCCTTGGGCCACGCGCTTCGTCCCAATCGGCGTTCAAGGGCTTTCTCTTCTGGTATGGCACCGAGCTGGGCGCTGAGCTTCTGAACGACGAAACGGCGCGCAATTTGTCGTTGGCAGGCACTCGCGGATTGCTCGACATGTACAACCCCCAAGCGCAATTGATTCCCTTGGGCAAAGAGGCCGAGGAGGCCTCGGATGTCGGCAGCAACGAGGCAAACATCGATGCGCTGCCAGGGCCGGTTCCTTTATTGATCAAGCATGCGGCAGCGCTTGACTCCCTCGAGATTGCTCGCAATCACCTTCGCCAACATATCGCACTCTGCGTGCGCGATGACGGATCTGTCTGTCAGTCCGCCAGTTTCGATCCGCAAACCGGGGCATTGCTGCGCCGTTACACCCATAAGGGCATTCACGGCGAAAGCACGTGGACTCGTGCCCAGGCGTGGGCGATGGTTTCCCTCGCTCAGGCGCTCAATCGCGGAGAAATGGAATTCCGAGACGTCGCCATTCAGGTTGCTGACTGGTGGCTGGAACATCAGCCCAAGGACCATGTGGCGTACTGGGACTTCGATGATCCGGCAATTCCCGATACCAGTCGCGACACCTCGGGTGCTGCCATCGCCGCGGCTGCATTGTTAAAGCTTGCTGTCTGCCTGCCGGAAAGACGTGAGCGTTATCGGCAGTCCGCAGAGGCGATCGTCGAGGCATTGGTGCTGCGCTATCAGACCCCGGTCGATGCCAGCGACTCCCGCCCCGTCGGCATCCTCACCCATGGTTGTTTCAATCGAAAGCTCGGTGTCGCAATGGAAAACGAGCTGATCTGGGGTGACTACTTTCTTTTCGAAGCCCTGTTGGTGCTCGACGGTCGCCTGGCTTCCGAGCGGGTATGA
- a CDS encoding MaoC/PaaZ C-terminal domain-containing protein, translating into MPEFNSPHRGEVSSLIGTQTSYTRTVSEYDIYAFAGISGDNHPNHVDEEYCKRVGLGARVAQGAMLVGYIAGAVTKYLGLIDRPAVSYGYDRVRFTQSVFIGDTLTVSYRIARADDEKKRLWAEAVLTNQHGDTVCVGTHIIHFQE; encoded by the coding sequence ATGCCTGAGTTCAATAGTCCTCATCGCGGAGAGGTTTCGTCCCTCATCGGCACGCAGACCAGCTACACCCGCACAGTCAGTGAATACGATATCTACGCGTTTGCCGGGATCAGCGGTGACAACCATCCCAATCATGTCGACGAGGAGTATTGCAAGCGCGTCGGCTTGGGCGCTCGGGTGGCCCAGGGGGCAATGTTGGTGGGTTACATCGCTGGCGCCGTTACCAAGTACCTGGGGCTGATCGACCGCCCGGCCGTTTCCTACGGATACGACCGGGTACGTTTCACCCAGTCCGTATTCATTGGTGACACCTTGACCGTGAGCTACCGCATCGCCCGTGCCGATGATGAGAAGAAGCGGCTTTGGGCAGAGGCGGTACTGACCAACCAGCACGGCGACACCGTGTGCGTCGGCACCCACATCATTCACTTCCAAGAGTAA
- a CDS encoding CoA-transferase, with product MTKICSAAEAVADIQSGQTVGCVGVIGWLTPDTLLQALAQRFEESASPRDLTFFFPVSVGDAMDIRGMDHVAIEGLMKRVISGNYINTLDPKTGKRPQMMRLIRENKVQAYCWPIGATMHWLREVARRGPGYLTRIGLGSYIDPRQQGGKYTACAEEDLVKLVEFEGQEYLFYPARPVDVALLRASSADEYGNLSFEDEPITSSALAMALAVKACGGTVIAQVRKIVPRQARPVHAVRVPGELVDRVVVAPQAMMTTEVVYDDSYLGGQLFPGGCSVVLPAGADKIIARRAACEIRPGVPSIFGFGASSDIPGVMMEDGAFDGDGLLRHRFTTEHGPFGGIVMSGWQFSANKYPEALLDGPAQFDFINGGNCKVAALAFAQFDENGNVNVSRFGAANPGPGGFIDIAYNAETLIFTGTFTTGGLEVAYEGGELRIVREGSVRKFARHVQEITYPVRLNVATRGQRAMLITERAVFAIEPDGLVLTEIAPGIDLQSQVLDLMDYAPMRIADPLPLMNAAVFKS from the coding sequence ATGACCAAAATATGCTCGGCTGCCGAGGCCGTGGCCGATATTCAGTCTGGCCAGACGGTTGGCTGTGTCGGTGTTATCGGATGGCTCACGCCGGATACCTTGCTGCAGGCGCTGGCGCAGCGTTTCGAGGAGAGTGCCTCGCCCCGGGATCTAACTTTTTTCTTTCCGGTCAGCGTTGGCGACGCGATGGACATCCGTGGGATGGATCATGTCGCGATAGAAGGCTTGATGAAGCGCGTCATCTCGGGCAACTACATCAATACGCTGGATCCGAAGACCGGAAAACGTCCGCAAATGATGCGCTTGATCCGCGAGAACAAGGTCCAAGCCTATTGCTGGCCCATCGGCGCGACCATGCATTGGCTCCGGGAAGTGGCGCGCCGCGGTCCGGGTTACCTCACGCGCATCGGCCTGGGTAGTTACATCGACCCGCGCCAGCAAGGGGGTAAATATACGGCGTGCGCTGAGGAAGATCTGGTCAAGCTGGTGGAGTTCGAAGGCCAGGAATATCTGTTTTATCCTGCTCGACCAGTGGACGTAGCCTTGCTGCGCGCAAGCAGTGCCGATGAGTACGGCAACCTCAGCTTCGAAGACGAGCCGATCACTTCCAGCGCCTTGGCCATGGCGCTCGCGGTAAAGGCCTGTGGCGGCACAGTGATCGCGCAGGTCCGCAAGATCGTCCCCCGCCAGGCGCGGCCGGTGCACGCTGTGCGTGTTCCCGGCGAACTGGTGGATCGTGTTGTCGTTGCCCCTCAAGCCATGATGACCACCGAGGTCGTGTATGACGACAGCTACCTGGGGGGGCAGCTCTTTCCTGGTGGCTGCTCGGTAGTACTGCCGGCCGGTGCCGACAAGATTATCGCCCGGCGGGCGGCTTGCGAGATTCGTCCGGGCGTGCCGAGCATCTTTGGCTTCGGCGCATCTTCCGATATCCCGGGCGTGATGATGGAAGATGGCGCCTTCGATGGCGACGGACTCCTGCGTCACCGCTTTACGACGGAGCACGGTCCGTTCGGTGGCATCGTCATGAGCGGCTGGCAGTTCTCCGCCAATAAGTATCCGGAGGCGCTGCTCGATGGCCCGGCCCAGTTCGACTTCATCAATGGCGGCAACTGCAAGGTCGCAGCGCTGGCGTTCGCCCAGTTCGATGAAAACGGCAACGTCAACGTCAGCCGATTCGGCGCTGCGAACCCGGGGCCTGGCGGGTTCATCGATATCGCCTACAACGCTGAAACCTTGATTTTCACCGGCACCTTCACGACCGGTGGGCTGGAGGTGGCGTACGAGGGTGGCGAGTTGCGCATCGTGCGTGAAGGATCGGTACGCAAGTTCGCCCGCCACGTGCAGGAAATTACCTATCCGGTGCGCCTCAACGTCGCCACCCGTGGCCAGCGCGCCATGCTCATCACCGAGCGGGCGGTGTTTGCCATCGAGCCCGATGGGCTGGTGCTGACGGAAATCGCTCCCGGGATCGACCTGCAAAGCCAGGTACTCGATCTGATGGACTATGCCCCGATGCGCATAGCCGACCCCTTGCCCCTGATGAATGCGGCCGTGTTCAAGTCCTGA